In Megalopta genalis isolate 19385.01 chromosome 7, iyMegGena1_principal, whole genome shotgun sequence, a single window of DNA contains:
- the LOC117218579 gene encoding glutamine amidotransferase-like class 1 domain-containing protein 3, mitochondrial: MLRNRFINLLKHNCSVLVPALQSSFGTSNVINKEKSCGQIPVAVVICGCGYLDGTEISETISAVVHLSQKNLKPIFYAPEIDICEVVDHCTKEIDSESSPRNGFVEAARLARSDIKPLCKCESCRHGGLVIPGGFGAAKLLSDFAKKGADCTVHPDLEKVIEDFSCDKKPIGAICMASVLVARVLQGVKITLGKKSPPEEWPYADAIEKAKSMGAKVELKDVRGVSRDKKNNVYSTPAWMYKCATYGDIHCGIGKLIGMMKKSIY, from the exons ATGCTACGTAATCGTTTTATAAATTTACTGAAACACAATTGTTCTGTCCTCGTACCGGCCCTGCAGTCCAGCTTCGGTACAAGTAATGTAATTAATAAGGAAAAATCCTGTGGACAGATTCCCGTGGCTGTT GTTATATGCGGTTGCGGCTATCTAGACGGTACCGAAATTTCAGAAACGATCTCCGCGGTGGTACATTTGTCCCAGAAAAACCTGAAGCCGATATTCTACGCTCCAGAAATAGATATTTGCGAAGTCGTAGATCATTGTACTAAAGAAATCGATTCGGAGAGTTCGCCTAGAAATGGATTTGTCGAAGCCGCCAGATTGGCTAGATCGGATATCAAACCGTTGTGCAAATGCGAATCTTGCAGACACGGTGGGCTCGTCATTCCCGGAGGCTTTGGTGCTGCTAAACTACT GAGCGACTTCGCGAAGAAAGGCGCCGATTGCACCGTGCATCCAGATCTGGAAAAAGTCATCGAAGATTTCTCTTGCGACAAGAAACCGATCGGCGCGATTTGCATGGCGAGCGTTCTCGTTGCCAGAGTGCTGCAAGGCGTTAAAATCACGCTCGGCAAGAAAT CGCCGCCCGAAGAGTGGCCGTACGCGGACGCCATCGAGAAAGCTAAAAGCATGGGTGCCAAAGTCGAGTTGAAAGACGTGAGAGGAGTCAGCAGAGACAAAAAGAACAATGTCTACAGTACACCGGCTTGGATGTACAAATGCGCGACTTACGGGGACATTCACTGCGGTATCGGAAAGTTAATCGGCATGATGAAGAAAAGTATTTATTAG